CCACGGGGCAAGGGTACCGTGGAGTCATGCACCCTCTGCGTCCACCGCATCGACCGGGGCGAGGCCCCGGCCTGCGTGGCACGCTGCGCCGAGGCGGGGCACGCGGCCCTCGTCTTCGGCGATCTCAACGACCCCGACAGCGAGATACGCCACGCCCTGCGCGAGCGCAGCGCCGAATCTCTGCGCCCGGACCTGGCGCTGGATGCCGGCGTGCGCTACCACGGACTGTCCTGAGGGAGCATCAGTCATGGCGACACGGATTCGCTATCAACACCTGGGCACGCGCCACCCGCTGCGCTGGGCTGCCGCCATGGCTGGCGCCGGCGTGCTGGCGCTGATCGGGGCGGCAACAGGCCTCTATCTCATCGTGGCCGGCCACCACCTGACCGGCATGGGCCAGCAGGTGGTCTGGGGGTGGCCACACGTCGTCGCCATCGGCCTGATCCTCGCTGGCGCCGGGGCCTTCGCCCTGGCGGCACTGGCCCCCGGCGCCCTGGGGCAATCCGGCGAGCCGTGGGCCCGCCTGGGCACGGCGTCCGCGGCGGCACTGCTGGTCGGCGGGCTGGCGGTCCTCAGCCTGGATCTGGGCAGCCCGCAGCGCATCCTTCCGCCGCTGGAACTCAACCTGATGTCGAGCTTCAGCCGCAACCTCTTCCTGTACACGGCGTTTCTGGCCGTCGCCCTGCTCTACCTGGCCACCCTGATCGAGCCGCGCATGCGTCGCTACACGGTGACCGCCGGCGCCCTGGCCGCGGTGGTAGCGGTCCTGCTGGCGCTGAACGTCGGCTCGATCTTCGCCATGCTCGCCGCCCGTCCGGTCTACGGCGGCGCCATCATGATGCCGCTTTTCCTCGCCGCCGCACTCACCCTGGGCACGGCGGCCCTCTCCCTGATCTGGCTGGCGGTGCTGCGCGCCCAGGGCCAGGCGCCGCCGCCCCGGGCCACGGAGCGGCTCGGCAGCATCCTGCTCGTCGCACTGCTGGCCCTGGCCACCCTGCTGGCGCTGCACTTCGTGACCCTTGCCTACCAGCCGGGCCATAGGGACATTGCCCGTTTCCTCCTCGTCGACGGCGGCGTCTACCCGATCGTGTTCTGGCTCGGGGCAGTCGCCGTCGGCATCATCACGCCCACTCTCCTCCTGCTGCGGAAGGCGGCCCGCGCTCGTGGTCAGGCCCTCGCCTGGGCCTCGGGGGTTGCCCTGATCGGCGGGTTCGCCCATCTTTTCGTGATGATCGTCGGTGCCCAGGCCTTTCCGCTGCAGATCTTTCCGGGGCGCGAGGTCCAGGGCGCCGTCTTCGACGGGGAGGCTGCCTCCTACCTCCCCAGCGCCTGGGAGGCCCTGCTGAGCTTGGCCGGCCCCGGGCTGGCCCTGCTCATCCTCCTGCTGGCGCTGCGCGCGCTGCCCCTGGCAGCGGTGCACCCCCCGGAGGAGCGAACGGCGGCGGAAGACCCGCCAGCAGCCGACTCCGAAACCCGGGCAACCCCCGAGCCGGGCCAGTGACCCGCGGCATGACCGGACACCCAGCCAGGCTCTACCTCTCGGCCCTGCACAAGGGCTCCGGCAAGACCTCCCTGAGCGTCGGCCTGGCCGCAGCCCTGATCCGCCAGGGGGTCGGGGTGCGACCCTACAAGCGCGGGCCGGACTATATCGACCCCGGCTGGCTGACGCTGGCCAGCGGCCACCCGTGCCGCAACCTCGACCACCACACCATGGCGCGCGACGAGATCCGCGCCGAGGTGGCCGGGGCCGGCGACAGCCTGGCGCTGATCGAGGGCAACAAGGGCCTGCACGATGGCGTCGACCCCGGCGGCCGGGACAGCAACGCCGCACTGGCCGCAGAGCTGCAGGCACCGATCGTGCTCATCGTCGACACCCGGGGCATGACCCGCGGGATCGCCCCCACGGTCCTCGGCCACGCCGGCTTCGACCCGCAGGCCCCGGTCGCCGGGGTGATCCTCAACCGCGTCGGCGGCTCCCGCCACGAACGCAAGCTACGCCAGGCCCTGGAGACCTACACCGATCTGCCCGTGTTCGGGGCCGTTCCCGACGACCGCACGCTGCACATCGACGCCCCGTATCTGGGGCTGATCCCGGCGGCGGAGCAGGCGCAGGCCCAGCGGGTGATCGATCGCTGGGCCGACCGGGCCGAGACGCACCTCGATCTTGACGGCCTACAGGCTCTGGCGGCGACGGCCCCGCCACTACCAGCCCCAGCCCGACCCGCGACCCTGGGGCGGGCGGCGGATGTGGACATCGGGATCGCCCACGACCGGGCGTTCAACTTCTACTACCCCGGGGACCTGGAGGCCCTCGAACGGGCCGGTGCCCGGCTTCACTGGATCGACCTGATCTCCGACATGCGCCTTCCAGCGCTCGACGGGCTCATCCTCGGTGGCGGATTCCCTGAGCGTCACGCCGCCGAACTCGCCGCCAACCAGGCCATGAGGCGAGCGGTTGCCCGGCTTGCGGCGGCGGGACTGCCCGTCTACGCCGAGTGTGGCGGACTGCTCTACCTGTGCCGGCAGCTCCACACCCACGATGGCTATCACGCCATGGCTGGTGTTTTCCCGGTGGACGCCGAGATGACCGACCGGCCCCAGGGGCACGGATACATGACGCTGCACGCCTCGCCGCAGGCCCCGTGGAACCCGGGGACCGGGACGGCCGGGATCCCGGCCCACGAATTCCATTACTCCCGACTCCGCGCGCCTCTGCCACAGGAACTGCCGTGCGCCTACCTCGTTGATCGCGGCCAGGGCCTGGGCGGGGGCCGGGACGGCCTGGTCACCGGCAACACCCTGGCCTCGTACGCCCACCTGCGCCATACGTGGGCCACGCCATGGGCCGAGCGCTTCGTGGACTTCGTCCGCGCGCAGCGGTCCGGTGCAGCATGCGCCGCCCCAGGGTGACGTTTGCGTCAGATCAATTTTTTCGCCTTCCCCCCCTTTATTCCGGACGTGCTGATGAATATAGTCTGAATATATGAGGCAGATAGCCGCGGACTTTCTGCGGCGAAAAAAACAGCAACGGCCCTAATAAAAACAAGGACTTACGTTCCAAAGGGCCCCCGGTTGAACGTCAGGAGGAGACATGTACGCCGGGAGAGATGCGGACCCAACCGGCCTGCGCCGGCAACGGGCGGCGCGCACTATCGAGCCCCCCAACGCACGGGAGCCCCACGGGCATGGATTCCACGAGGGACCCGGCGGCTCCAGCCGCTGGCGGCCGCTGCGCCGGTTGCGGACCCTCCCGACCCCCACACACTACCCCGATACGCCGCATGCCTCCGCATCCTCAGCCACCGAGCAGGAAGCCCTGCACCTGCTCAGCGCCCTGGGCGTAGTGGCGGCGCAGGCCCGCGACCTCGATGAACTGCTCGAGCACGGCCTGGCACGACTCATCGAGCAGACGGGGGCCGCCGCGGCCGCCGTGCGCCTCTTCGACGAGCAGGGTTATCTGCGCCTGGTCGAGGCCAACGGACTCAACGCCGGCTTCATCGACGCCGAGCGTCGTCAGCCGGCGGAGGGCTGCCCCTGCGCCATCGCCGGAGAACGCACCGCTGTGCAGTTCCGCGGCGACCTGCGTCAGTGCATCCGGCGCAGCGGCTGCAACCCGCTGCCGAACCGACCACAGCTGGCCATGCTGGCGGTACCGATTCTCGATCCGGGCGGCAACGGCGTTGGCATCTACAACCTGTACTTCGAACCGCACGAAGCACAGCGCTGGATGCACCCGCCGCGCATGCTGGAGTGGATCGGCCGTCAGCTCGGCGCGGCCATCGCCCGGATCCGCGAAGAGTACCGCACCCATCACAGCGCGCTGCAGGAGGAGCGCAACCTCCTCGCCCACGAACTACACGACACGGTCGCCCAGGAGGTGGCCACGCTGCGCCTGCGGGTCCGGCAGCTGGAGGAACGGGTCAGCAGCGGAGCCGACACCGAGGCCCTGCTCGCCCCGCTGGAGGATCTGCGCACCCGGCTCGACCACACCAACGACCAGGTCCGGACGGTGATGCAGCAGTTCCGCACGCAGGCGTTGGGCACGCCGCTGGAGACGGCCCTGAGCCGACTGGTCAACCGGTTCAGCCGGGACAGCGGCATCGAGGTCCGACTGATCCACCGCTGGCCGGAGCTGGCCCTCGGCGAGCGCGAGCAGCTGCACATCCACCGCATTGTCGAGGAAGCCCTGTCCAACGCCTGGCACCACGGCGGCGCCCGCAATGTCCGCCTGCAGCTGGAGACCCCCGGCGGTGACCTCTGCCTGCTGATCGAGGACGACGGCGGCGGCTTCGTGGTGGACGAGGTACCCGATTCGGACCCGACCCAGCCCCGCGGACACGGCCTGCGGGGGATGCGCGAGCGCGCCCGGCACCTGGGGGCGATCCTGAGCGTGGAGAGCGAGCCGGGCCAGGGCACTGCCATCCATCTGCGCCTGCCGCAGCCGCAGCGCCTGACGTGGACCACCAAGAGCCTTCACCAAGCGGGGTTCAACGACCATGCGTATCCTGCTTGTCGATGATCATCAGCTCTTCCGCGCCGCGCTGCAGGAGCTGCTCAACGCCCAGGGGCTGACCACCGCGAGCGGCTCCGGCCAGGACGACGTGCTCGCCCTGGTGGCTTCGTTCGGACCCGATCTGGTGCTGCTCGATCTGCGCATGCCCGGACAGGACGGGCTGACGGTCCTGCGGCGGATCCACGATCAGCACCCCGGGCTGCCGGTGGTGATGCTCACCGGCAGCGAGGAGGAGCGCGACTTGTTCGACTGCCTGCGCGCCGGGGCGCAGGGGTACCTGCTCAAACACAACGACCCCGATTACCTGATCTCCGCCTTGCACCAGGCCACCGACGGTAAGATCGCCGTGGCGCCCCAACTGACCGACACCCTGGCGCGGGCCCTGGGGCAGCCGCCTGATCAGCGAGCCGACGACACCCCGCCGGACCCCTTCGCCGGCCTCACCCCGAGGGAACGGGACATCCTCGAACGCCTGGCCGCCGGCGAGAGCAACAAGGTCATCGCCCGGCACCTGGGAATCTCCGACGGGACCGTCAAGCTTCATGTCAAATCGGTGCTGCGCAAGCTCGGCGTCCACTCCCGGGTTGAGGCGGCTATCAAGGCCGTGGACTTCGGGCTGACCCGTCGCCCCACCACCTGAGACGCCACCTCGGCTACCCTCTCCCCCGCGCGGGGGGCCGTTCAGCGACTGCAGTCCCCCGTTTGGGATATTCCGGGCAACGCTTGCACGCTGAAGAATGTGCCGGGCAGAGACGCAGACCGCCCGGCGCCGCCGGGCTGCCCTCCTGAACCGACGCTGAAGGGTCGCACAGTTATGGTCTTCGATTCCTTTATCGCAGCGCACTGGACGATGCTCGGCACCGTCTTCGCCATCGCGGTGGTCCTCGGTGCCGTCGTCAACAAGAGCAACTTCTGCACGATGGGCGCCGTCTCCGACATCGTGAACATGCAGGACTGGCAGCGGATGCGCATGTGGATCCTGATCATCGCCGTGGCGATCCTCGGCGTGGGGCTGCTCGAGCCACTGGGGCTGATCAATGCCGACGAGAGCATGCCACCATATCGCAGCGCCGACTTCGCCTGGGCCGGCTACCTCGTCGGCGGCCTGCTCTTCGGCATCGGCATGACCCTGGGCAGCGGCTGCGGCAACAAGACCGTGGTGCGCATCGGCGCCGGCAACCTCAAGTCGCTATTCGTGGCCGCGATCCTGGGCACGGTGGCCTTTTTCATGGTCAATCCCCTGCCGCTGGTCGACGCCTCGCTGCGCGATCTGCTCTTCGGATGGGTCCAGGCGACGGCCCTGTCCCACAGCCACGGCCAGGACCTGGGCAGCGCCATCGCCGGCGAGGCGGGGCACTGGGTGCGGCCGCTCCTGGCCCTGTTCATCGGCGGCGCCCTGCTCTACGCCGTGCTGCGGGTGACCGGCTTCCGCCGGGACCGCAACGCCGTCTCCGGGGCCCTGATCATCGGCGCCTGCATCGTCGCGGTCTGGACGGTGACCAGCAACGTCTACGTGGCCGACGAGATGGGTCAGCGGGATACCCTGCAGACCTACGCCACAGACTGGGACTTCCACCACCCCGACACCGACACCGGCCGCCCGGAGAGCACCCGCTGGCTGGCACCGCAGGGGGTCAACTTCGTTGGTCCGCTGGTGCAGAGCACCGAATACACCGCCAGCGGCTTCGATCCGGCACTGGTCACCGTGGGCGTGATGGTCATCGGCGGCGTAATCCTCGGCTCTTTCCTTTGGGCCCTGATCAGCCGCAGCTTCCGCTTTGAGTGGTTCGCCGACCGCCAGGACTTCAACCGCCACCTCAGCGGTGGCGTCCTCATGGGCATCGGCGGCCCCCTGGCAATGGGGTGCACCTTCGGCCAGGGCATCACCGGCATGTCCACTCTGGCCCTGAGCGCACCGCTGGCCCTGGGCGGACTGATCCTGGGCAGTGCCCTAACCATGAAGGTCCAGTACTACAAGCTCCTCTACGAAGACGAGGCGACCTTCGGCAAGGCCTTGGTCACCGGCTTGGTGGACCTGCGCCTGTTACCGGCATCGCTGAGGCAACTCGATGCGCTTTGACGGCAGCGGGCGGTGGGCCCCCGCCCGCCGCCTGATCCCCTGTCGCGAGTGGCCCCGTCCAACCCCGGCGAGCATCCGGGCCGACCTGATCGCCGGCATCGCCGTGGCGCTGGTGCTCATCCCCCAGTCCATGGCGTATGCGGCGCTGGCCGGTATGCCG
The nucleotide sequence above comes from Halorhodospira halophila. Encoded proteins:
- a CDS encoding GAF domain-containing sensor histidine kinase, with translation MYAGRDADPTGLRRQRAARTIEPPNAREPHGHGFHEGPGGSSRWRPLRRLRTLPTPTHYPDTPHASASSATEQEALHLLSALGVVAAQARDLDELLEHGLARLIEQTGAAAAAVRLFDEQGYLRLVEANGLNAGFIDAERRQPAEGCPCAIAGERTAVQFRGDLRQCIRRSGCNPLPNRPQLAMLAVPILDPGGNGVGIYNLYFEPHEAQRWMHPPRMLEWIGRQLGAAIARIREEYRTHHSALQEERNLLAHELHDTVAQEVATLRLRVRQLEERVSSGADTEALLAPLEDLRTRLDHTNDQVRTVMQQFRTQALGTPLETALSRLVNRFSRDSGIEVRLIHRWPELALGEREQLHIHRIVEEALSNAWHHGGARNVRLQLETPGGDLCLLIEDDGGGFVVDEVPDSDPTQPRGHGLRGMRERARHLGAILSVESEPGQGTAIHLRLPQPQRLTWTTKSLHQAGFNDHAYPACR
- a CDS encoding YeeE/YedE family protein — its product is MVFDSFIAAHWTMLGTVFAIAVVLGAVVNKSNFCTMGAVSDIVNMQDWQRMRMWILIIAVAILGVGLLEPLGLINADESMPPYRSADFAWAGYLVGGLLFGIGMTLGSGCGNKTVVRIGAGNLKSLFVAAILGTVAFFMVNPLPLVDASLRDLLFGWVQATALSHSHGQDLGSAIAGEAGHWVRPLLALFIGGALLYAVLRVTGFRRDRNAVSGALIIGACIVAVWTVTSNVYVADEMGQRDTLQTYATDWDFHHPDTDTGRPESTRWLAPQGVNFVGPLVQSTEYTASGFDPALVTVGVMVIGGVILGSFLWALISRSFRFEWFADRQDFNRHLSGGVLMGIGGPLAMGCTFGQGITGMSTLALSAPLALGGLILGSALTMKVQYYKLLYEDEATFGKALVTGLVDLRLLPASLRQLDAL
- the nrfD gene encoding NrfD/PsrC family molybdoenzyme membrane anchor subunit, which produces MATRIRYQHLGTRHPLRWAAAMAGAGVLALIGAATGLYLIVAGHHLTGMGQQVVWGWPHVVAIGLILAGAGAFALAALAPGALGQSGEPWARLGTASAAALLVGGLAVLSLDLGSPQRILPPLELNLMSSFSRNLFLYTAFLAVALLYLATLIEPRMRRYTVTAGALAAVVAVLLALNVGSIFAMLAARPVYGGAIMMPLFLAAALTLGTAALSLIWLAVLRAQGQAPPPRATERLGSILLVALLALATLLALHFVTLAYQPGHRDIARFLLVDGGVYPIVFWLGAVAVGIITPTLLLLRKAARARGQALAWASGVALIGGFAHLFVMIVGAQAFPLQIFPGREVQGAVFDGEAASYLPSAWEALLSLAGPGLALLILLLALRALPLAAVHPPEERTAAEDPPAADSETRATPEPGQ
- a CDS encoding response regulator is translated as MRILLVDDHQLFRAALQELLNAQGLTTASGSGQDDVLALVASFGPDLVLLDLRMPGQDGLTVLRRIHDQHPGLPVVMLTGSEEERDLFDCLRAGAQGYLLKHNDPDYLISALHQATDGKIAVAPQLTDTLARALGQPPDQRADDTPPDPFAGLTPRERDILERLAAGESNKVIARHLGISDGTVKLHVKSVLRKLGVHSRVEAAIKAVDFGLTRRPTT
- a CDS encoding cobyrinate a,c-diamide synthase; translation: MTGHPARLYLSALHKGSGKTSLSVGLAAALIRQGVGVRPYKRGPDYIDPGWLTLASGHPCRNLDHHTMARDEIRAEVAGAGDSLALIEGNKGLHDGVDPGGRDSNAALAAELQAPIVLIVDTRGMTRGIAPTVLGHAGFDPQAPVAGVILNRVGGSRHERKLRQALETYTDLPVFGAVPDDRTLHIDAPYLGLIPAAEQAQAQRVIDRWADRAETHLDLDGLQALAATAPPLPAPARPATLGRAADVDIGIAHDRAFNFYYPGDLEALERAGARLHWIDLISDMRLPALDGLILGGGFPERHAAELAANQAMRRAVARLAAAGLPVYAECGGLLYLCRQLHTHDGYHAMAGVFPVDAEMTDRPQGHGYMTLHASPQAPWNPGTGTAGIPAHEFHYSRLRAPLPQELPCAYLVDRGQGLGGGRDGLVTGNTLASYAHLRHTWATPWAERFVDFVRAQRSGAACAAPG